A single window of Anaerocolumna chitinilytica DNA harbors:
- a CDS encoding phosphorylase family protein yields the protein MTIYKNAFPILEYDDEIDGVIIPNKNGKILLPEICVMTFFHEVLEDFVSKHKSEIRYNYRSEMANFPIYVLEYKGIELCMIQAVVGSASIAMMIDFLIGYGIKKIIACGGCGVLVDIPAGDVIIPVRALRDEGASYHYLPPSRNIDINKEMISIIKKTLEDKSEK from the coding sequence TTGACTATTTATAAAAATGCATTTCCAATTCTTGAATATGATGACGAAATAGACGGAGTTATAATACCAAATAAAAATGGTAAAATTTTGTTACCAGAGATATGTGTAATGACATTTTTTCATGAAGTTTTAGAAGACTTCGTTTCAAAACATAAATCTGAGATCAGGTATAACTACAGGTCGGAAATGGCCAACTTCCCAATATATGTCCTTGAGTATAAAGGTATTGAACTTTGTATGATTCAAGCAGTAGTTGGCTCAGCATCTATAGCTATGATGATAGATTTCTTAATCGGCTATGGTATAAAGAAAATTATCGCTTGCGGTGGTTGTGGTGTTTTAGTAGACATTCCTGCTGGCGATGTTATTATCCCTGTGAGAGCTTTACGTGACGAAGGTGCATCATATCATTATTTACCACCATCACGAAATATAGATATAAATAAGGAAATGATTTCAATAATTAAGAAGACATTGGAGGACAAGAGTGAAAAATAA
- a CDS encoding AraC family transcriptional regulator, giving the protein MPISSSASYTDTTKRETKSHGSVFFPAACYEVDFPDVLISWHWHSELELIMVEKGRINLSVGTRQFLLKEGSGAFVNADILHMAKAADEIQGALIHSIVFHPRLIGGTENSIYWEKYLNPLINNNGYSVQLFSEDINWQREVLDRIQRAWIEIAVDKHGYEFRVRNELSEIILQLFDHQQHEIISIPQKTRRNEQRIKQMLKYIQEHYYETILLEGIAEAAAISKSECLRCFREILGTTPLQYVNQYRLLVAAQNLAETDWQISEIGDGCGFGEMGYFSAQFKKKYGMTPTEYRNRAKSRK; this is encoded by the coding sequence ATGCCTATTTCCTCCAGTGCAAGTTATACGGACACAACTAAAAGAGAAACAAAATCCCATGGCAGTGTTTTCTTTCCTGCGGCTTGTTATGAAGTTGACTTTCCGGATGTTTTGATATCCTGGCATTGGCATAGCGAACTGGAACTGATTATGGTTGAAAAAGGTAGAATTAATCTATCTGTTGGTACAAGGCAGTTCCTGCTGAAAGAGGGGAGTGGTGCGTTTGTAAACGCCGACATACTCCACATGGCCAAAGCTGCCGATGAAATACAAGGTGCATTAATTCATTCTATTGTTTTTCATCCGCGTCTGATTGGGGGAACAGAGAATAGTATTTATTGGGAAAAGTATCTAAATCCGTTGATTAATAATAACGGGTACTCTGTTCAATTATTTTCTGAAGATATTAACTGGCAGAGAGAGGTTCTTGACCGAATACAGCGAGCCTGGATTGAGATTGCAGTAGACAAACATGGATATGAATTTAGAGTGAGAAATGAACTGTCTGAAATTATACTGCAGCTATTCGACCATCAGCAGCATGAAATTATTTCAATACCACAGAAGACGCGACGAAATGAGCAGCGTATAAAGCAAATGCTAAAATACATTCAGGAGCATTATTACGAGACAATTCTTCTTGAAGGTATAGCAGAAGCTGCAGCAATCAGTAAAAGTGAGTGTCTGAGATGTTTTCGAGAAATTCTTGGTACAACACCTCTCCAGTATGTCAATCAGTATCGCCTGCTTGTAGCAGCTCAAAATCTGGCAGAGACAGATTGGCAGATTTCTGAAATAGGAGATGGGTGTGGTTTTGGAGAGATGGGATATTTTTCTGCGCAGTTCAAAAAGAAATATGGAATGACACCGACGGAATATCGAAACAGAGCAAAGTCCCGAAAGTGA
- a CDS encoding GNAT family N-acetyltransferase yields MNDIDGLYEVMSNPQVHQFTKDKNHPWDRLKTEQYIQFFIDRNFVSLDCFHGAIIEKSSNKLIGLAGLNPYKENEPEIEWKLGVTYWNKGYATEIGKEIISEAFKTTNITGIYGMAEPENIASRRVLQKIGMKYLGINEFRDQKDAFYYIGRLGL; encoded by the coding sequence ATGAATGATATAGATGGGTTATATGAGGTTATGTCGAATCCCCAAGTTCATCAATTTACAAAAGACAAGAACCATCCTTGGGATAGACTTAAGACGGAACAATACATTCAATTCTTTATAGATAGAAATTTCGTTTCCTTGGATTGTTTTCATGGTGCTATAATTGAAAAATCAAGCAATAAACTGATTGGACTAGCTGGTCTAAATCCATATAAAGAAAACGAACCTGAGATAGAATGGAAACTTGGAGTTACATATTGGAATAAAGGATATGCAACTGAGATCGGAAAAGAAATAATATCTGAAGCATTCAAGACAACAAATATTACCGGTATTTATGGAATGGCCGAACCGGAAAATATAGCATCAAGAAGAGTTCTACAAAAAATAGGTATGAAATATCTGGGCATAAATGAATTTAGAGACCAAAAAGATGCATTTTATTATATTGGAAGATTGGGTTTATGA
- a CDS encoding nucleotidyltransferase domain-containing protein produces MNRSIDVMAKSISAILEDNIVCIYLYGSVVMEDFKLGWSDIDILCLTKEEISDYEAEQLVDLRQKLLKEEEANPYYRSFEGAIVSIDEFKKKQYSRVVYWGTSGERITDKYHFDVFSLYELIKYGQLILGNDIRNELILPTYEELRDGVQQHYQTIRKYAVETGESLYSCGWLLDIARCIYTLRYHDIISKTKAGEWALKKKLCPEEDQLCYSLQIRYKPLEYKENLEVKEWLSSLGTSVQLFADVLERELLKFNLT; encoded by the coding sequence ATGAATAGATCAATTGATGTTATGGCCAAAAGTATAAGTGCTATCTTGGAAGATAACATAGTTTGTATTTATCTATACGGTTCAGTTGTGATGGAAGACTTTAAGCTTGGTTGGAGCGACATTGATATATTATGCTTAACCAAAGAAGAAATATCTGATTATGAAGCAGAGCAATTAGTTGATTTAAGGCAGAAGCTTTTAAAAGAGGAAGAAGCAAATCCATATTATAGAAGTTTTGAAGGCGCGATTGTATCAATTGATGAGTTCAAGAAAAAGCAATATTCAAGGGTAGTTTATTGGGGGACGAGTGGGGAGAGAATAACTGACAAGTATCATTTTGATGTGTTTTCCCTATATGAATTAATCAAATATGGTCAATTGATTTTGGGGAATGACATACGCAATGAACTTATTCTACCTACATATGAAGAATTAAGAGATGGTGTACAACAGCATTATCAGACAATTCGCAAATACGCTGTTGAAACCGGAGAAAGTTTATATTCGTGTGGCTGGTTGCTTGATATCGCACGATGCATTTATACGCTTCGATATCATGATATTATAAGTAAGACGAAGGCTGGAGAGTGGGCACTGAAGAAAAAACTTTGCCCAGAAGAAGATCAATTATGTTATTCCCTTCAGATAAGATACAAACCTTTAGAATACAAAGAGAACCTTGAAGTAAAAGAATGGCTAAGTTCATTAGGGACATCGGTTCAGTTATTTGCTGATGTCTTAGAAAGAGAATTATTAAAATTTAACCTTACGTAG
- a CDS encoding alanine--tRNA ligase has product MMKMTPDELRKSYIDFMKRIGGSQVPSSSLLPENDPSTLFTGSGMQPMVPYLLGEKHPIGNEITNIQKCLRTVDIDEVGDMSHLTFFEMIGRWEFKANENNYKKKQIDAIWNWQINELGIDPNRLYISAFKGSDDMNIQKDTEAIQIWSEKFKSVGIEPIIEDDPYKYGTSRGGKIFLYNEKENWWSRAGSPLDMPVGEPGGPDSEMFYDFEPDGDPLEHPASESERFLEIGNNVFMCYKKEDTGFVKMKNPNIDYGGGLERVATALNGDRDIYNTAFFLNAKKKLIELSGTEYNDDLKSFRIILDHVRAATFLINDGAEPANSDAGYITRRLLRRAIRAGKKIGIQGNFLSELSEVYIEEATAYEDLISNKKKVIEIIKKEENLFHKTLQQGEIEIQKHLKNKGKVTGADAFYFYETYGFPLELTEEFLTENGYSMEDKASYAEAAKKHTDKSRTASAGKFKGGLSDHSTETTGLHTVAHLLLAGLREVLGDHVHQKGSNITSERLRYDFNHDEKLTSEQIEKVENYVNDAISSKAVIYISELPKTEAKESGVEGSFWDKYPDVVKVYTIQDNDGKVWSREVCGGPHVEDTTNLGKFHIEKEQSSSAGVRRIKGVISK; this is encoded by the coding sequence ATGATGAAAATGACGCCAGATGAGTTAAGGAAATCATATATTGATTTTATGAAAAGAATAGGGGGTAGCCAAGTGCCATCTTCCAGTTTGCTACCGGAAAATGATCCCTCAACTTTGTTTACAGGAAGTGGAATGCAGCCTATGGTTCCGTATTTATTGGGTGAAAAACATCCAATAGGGAATGAGATAACCAATATTCAGAAGTGCTTAAGAACAGTGGATATTGATGAAGTAGGAGATATGTCGCATCTAACATTTTTTGAAATGATAGGTCGGTGGGAATTTAAAGCAAATGAAAATAACTATAAGAAAAAGCAAATCGATGCAATATGGAATTGGCAAATCAACGAATTAGGAATTGATCCTAATAGGTTATATATCAGTGCTTTTAAAGGAAGTGATGATATGAATATACAGAAAGATACGGAAGCAATTCAAATATGGTCAGAAAAATTCAAATCGGTTGGTATAGAACCTATTATAGAAGATGATCCATATAAATATGGAACATCAAGAGGTGGAAAAATATTCTTATACAATGAAAAAGAGAATTGGTGGAGCAGAGCAGGAAGTCCCTTAGATATGCCTGTCGGTGAACCGGGTGGGCCTGACAGTGAAATGTTCTATGATTTTGAACCGGACGGTGATCCACTCGAACATCCTGCTTCTGAAAGCGAAAGATTCTTAGAAATAGGTAACAATGTATTTATGTGTTACAAAAAAGAGGACACAGGTTTTGTAAAAATGAAAAATCCCAATATTGATTATGGTGGCGGATTAGAAAGAGTTGCAACGGCCCTTAATGGTGATAGGGACATTTATAATACAGCGTTCTTCCTTAATGCAAAGAAAAAACTAATAGAATTAAGCGGAACAGAATATAATGATGATTTAAAGTCGTTTAGAATCATACTTGATCATGTGAGAGCTGCTACATTTTTAATAAATGATGGTGCGGAGCCGGCTAATAGTGATGCAGGGTATATTACAAGAAGGTTATTAAGAAGGGCAATTCGTGCAGGTAAAAAAATCGGGATACAAGGAAACTTTCTAAGTGAGTTATCTGAAGTTTATATAGAGGAAGCAACAGCCTATGAAGATTTGATCAGTAATAAGAAGAAAGTTATCGAAATAATAAAGAAGGAAGAAAATCTATTCCATAAAACTTTGCAGCAAGGAGAAATTGAAATACAAAAACATCTGAAGAATAAAGGAAAAGTTACAGGTGCTGATGCTTTTTATTTTTACGAAACTTATGGTTTTCCTTTAGAGTTAACAGAAGAATTTCTGACTGAAAATGGTTATAGCATGGAGGACAAGGCTTCTTATGCTGAGGCAGCAAAGAAACATACCGATAAGAGTAGAACTGCTTCTGCAGGTAAATTTAAAGGCGGATTATCTGATCATTCAACGGAAACAACAGGACTGCACACAGTAGCTCATTTATTACTTGCTGGTTTAAGGGAAGTTTTAGGCGATCATGTTCATCAAAAAGGAAGTAATATTACTTCAGAAAGATTAAGGTATGACTTCAACCATGATGAGAAACTTACGTCAGAGCAAATAGAAAAAGTGGAAAACTATGTGAATGATGCGATTTCATCAAAAGCAGTTATCTATATTTCAGAGCTGCCTAAAACTGAAGCCAAAGAGAGTGGTGTGGAAGGAAGCTTTTGGGATAAATATCCGGATGTGGTTAAGGTGTATACAATCCAAGATAACGATGGGAAAGTTTGGAGTAGAGAAGTATGTGGAGGACCTCATGTTGAAGATACTACAAACTTAGGAAAGTTCCATATTGAAAAGGAACAATCTTCTTCTGCTGGAGTTAGAAGGATTAAAGGAGTGATTAGTAAATAA
- a CDS encoding phosphatase yields the protein MKNLIADVHTHTLVSGHAYGTIREMAKAAADKQLQILGVSEHAPGIPGTVDPFYYLNLEVIPRELYGVKMIHGCEINIMNDGTLSLSQEYIEKLDYAIIGIHCQCYENQGREINTENLIKCMQNEKVRFISHPDDDHTPLNYEELVRAAKEFHVALEVNNSSLIKKDRRWNCIENYIAMLHFCERYKVPIIISSDAHDPSYVGNFDLAVKLIEGLKFNEDLILNTEVDKLMSFLCN from the coding sequence ATGAAAAATTTAATTGCAGATGTACACACTCATACGCTCGTAAGCGGGCATGCTTATGGAACTATCCGTGAGATGGCAAAGGCTGCGGCAGATAAACAACTTCAAATTTTGGGTGTTAGTGAGCATGCTCCTGGAATACCAGGAACGGTTGACCCGTTTTACTATTTGAATCTGGAGGTGATACCTAGAGAGTTATATGGTGTTAAAATGATTCATGGCTGTGAAATAAATATTATGAATGACGGAACATTATCTTTATCCCAGGAGTACATTGAAAAACTTGATTATGCCATTATAGGCATTCATTGTCAGTGTTATGAGAATCAGGGCCGCGAAATAAATACTGAGAATCTGATTAAGTGTATGCAGAATGAAAAAGTACGCTTTATCTCTCACCCGGATGATGATCATACACCATTGAATTACGAAGAACTTGTGCGGGCAGCGAAAGAATTTCATGTTGCATTGGAGGTTAACAATAGTTCTTTGATAAAAAAAGACAGACGATGGAACTGTATAGAAAATTATATAGCTATGCTGCACTTTTGTGAGCGTTATAAAGTGCCGATTATAATAAGCTCAGATGCACATGATCCAAGTTATGTCGGGAACTTTGATTTGGCCGTTAAACTGATTGAGGGACTAAAATTTAATGAAGATTTGATATTAAATACTGAAGTTGATAAGTTAATGAGTTTTTTATGTAACTGA
- a CDS encoding pyridoxamine 5'-phosphate oxidase family protein, whose translation MNKYENAMKLMEERCGNGKEVVIALGTISLTPGASGNPRPAVRMVCAYYENGVFFVSTDAKKNKMLQIEKNPEVSVAGLEWFAFQGTAENLGWVKDEKNAEIRAKFKSIFDWFDEVGDEDSLTSIVLRITLSEGTIIDNERKYGEQQYEVDFINHSAR comes from the coding sequence ATGAACAAATACGAAAATGCAATGAAACTAATGGAAGAGCGGTGCGGAAACGGCAAGGAAGTAGTAATTGCCCTTGGGACAATATCACTGACGCCTGGCGCTTCCGGAAATCCCCGTCCTGCTGTCCGTATGGTCTGTGCCTATTATGAAAACGGAGTGTTCTTTGTTTCTACGGATGCAAAGAAAAATAAAATGCTGCAGATCGAGAAGAATCCTGAGGTTTCCGTTGCTGGATTAGAATGGTTTGCATTTCAAGGAACAGCTGAAAATCTCGGCTGGGTCAAAGACGAGAAGAATGCAGAAATCAGAGCGAAGTTTAAAAGTATCTTTGATTGGTTCGATGAAGTTGGCGACGAAGACAGTCTGACTTCAATTGTTCTGCGTATCACCCTTTCAGAGGGTACGATTATTGACAATGAAAGAAAATATGGAGAACAGCAGTATGAAGTTGATTTTATCAATCATTCGGCTAGATAA
- a CDS encoding IS110 family RNA-guided transposase, translating to MMRLVYPICCGLDVHKNVIVATIVTTDKNGISEYNQKSFSTINSDIQKFHDWLIKNDCFYVCMESTGKYWIPIFNYLENDINVCLTHPKYVKAIKGKKTDKKDSRWIADLYKFDLVRCSFIPPKNFRQLRELARYRFKLVCMKSSEKNRIQNCMTVSNIGIASILSDPFGKTATEIMTYLLSNTTDTINDKAVRKLIKKNAKVKSDDIIEAIKGYNIETDQAKKLELARGHLDYLDDMITQTEVELYIRIKPYYEFVEYISSLPGITEISATIILAEIGIDMSIFDDAKHLCSWCGLSPSNNESAGKKKSVRIAKAGAYLKPMMVQCALAAIKSKKQPYFAIKYGRIKKRRGHKKAIIAIARMMMVCIYHMISEKQPFNPTDYEELMDPHYSTSMVTLNDENVFAYLEAKGYDLSLLVKCNDN from the coding sequence ATGATGAGGCTTGTTTACCCCATCTGTTGTGGGCTTGATGTCCACAAAAATGTTATCGTTGCAACCATCGTTACTACTGATAAAAATGGAATATCTGAGTACAATCAGAAATCCTTCTCAACCATCAATTCTGATATTCAGAAATTTCATGATTGGTTAATTAAAAATGACTGTTTTTATGTCTGTATGGAATCCACGGGGAAGTACTGGATTCCTATTTTTAATTACCTTGAAAATGACATCAATGTATGCCTTACTCATCCCAAATATGTCAAAGCTATCAAAGGTAAAAAAACAGACAAAAAAGATTCCAGATGGATTGCAGATCTTTATAAATTCGATCTGGTCAGATGTTCTTTTATCCCTCCGAAGAATTTCCGGCAGCTTCGAGAGCTTGCACGCTACCGTTTCAAGCTGGTTTGTATGAAGTCCTCAGAGAAAAACCGTATACAGAACTGTATGACCGTTTCCAACATCGGCATTGCCAGTATTCTGTCTGATCCATTTGGTAAAACGGCAACTGAAATCATGACCTATCTGCTTTCTAATACTACGGATACCATTAATGACAAAGCTGTTCGCAAACTCATCAAAAAAAATGCTAAGGTTAAGTCTGATGATATTATTGAAGCAATCAAAGGTTATAACATCGAAACCGACCAGGCAAAAAAACTGGAGCTTGCCAGAGGGCATCTTGATTATCTGGATGATATGATTACGCAAACTGAGGTTGAGCTTTATATAAGAATCAAACCTTATTATGAATTTGTGGAATACATATCCTCACTTCCTGGTATAACGGAAATCAGTGCAACCATTATCCTTGCCGAGATTGGTATCGATATGAGCATCTTTGATGACGCCAAACATCTTTGCTCCTGGTGCGGACTTTCTCCATCCAACAATGAATCCGCAGGAAAAAAGAAATCTGTTCGTATTGCGAAAGCTGGCGCTTATCTAAAACCAATGATGGTTCAGTGTGCACTTGCTGCGATCAAGAGTAAAAAACAACCTTATTTTGCAATTAAATATGGTCGAATCAAGAAACGACGTGGTCATAAAAAAGCAATTATTGCAATAGCCAGAATGATGATGGTTTGTATCTATCACATGATATCTGAAAAACAGCCTTTCAACCCGACTGATTATGAGGAATTGATGGATCCTCATTACTCAACTTCTATGGTTACTCTAAATGATGAAAATGTATTTGCTTACCTTGAAGCGAAGGGTTATGATCTTTCCTTATTAGTAAAATGCAACGATAACTAA
- a CDS encoding DUF6273 domain-containing protein, protein MTKFDIGEIMSFGGYDWRILDQQGNTALIMTEDIIEQQPYNNYTGDVTWADCSLRKYLNGEFYNRFTMDEQSRIIPVMNKNQDNQWYSSRGGEDTRDYIFLLNIEEVVCKYFGDSSKNLENRSAKQRYWFQKKDENNSKRGSKFDGYVWWWWLRSPGRDNKRAVYIHGDGNIGIQGNGTFRYSSNTIHPTTGDNSGGVRPALWLSLES, encoded by the coding sequence ATGACGAAGTTTGATATTGGCGAGATTATGTCGTTTGGCGGTTATGATTGGCGTATTCTTGACCAACAGGGAAATACGGCATTGATTATGACGGAAGATATAATCGAACAGCAACCCTATAATAATTACACTGGCGATGTGACATGGGCTGACTGTTCACTAAGAAAATATCTTAATGGTGAGTTTTATAACAGATTCACCATGGACGAGCAGTCAAGAATTATTCCGGTTATGAATAAAAACCAGGATAATCAGTGGTATAGTTCAAGAGGCGGAGAAGATACCAGAGATTACATATTCCTGTTAAACATTGAAGAAGTAGTGTGTAAATATTTCGGTGACAGCAGTAAAAACCTTGAAAACCGCAGCGCCAAACAACGATACTGGTTTCAAAAGAAAGATGAAAACAACAGTAAGCGAGGCTCGAAATTCGATGGGTATGTATGGTGGTGGTGGCTTCGGTCTCCCGGACGTGATAATAAAAGAGCCGTATATATTCATGGTGATGGCAATATAGGTATTCAGGGAAATGGTACCTTTCGCTACAGCAGCAACACGATTCATCCTACAACCGGTGATAACAGTGGTGGAGTTCGTCCTGCTTTGTGGCTGAGCTTGGAATCATAA
- a CDS encoding YczE/YyaS/YitT family protein: MKWVNLKVVKRIGLMMIGIVGMGVFLSFLIEVNYGTDTCSFMNLALSERFRISFGTCMVLANILFFIPEILLKPKLINIGTIMNMVLIGYISDYCRVLWSRFLPQTLFTLQPYRTITFLIALFPFLVSVALYMNADMGLAPYDAIPTIISLRTHLPYTVIRILWDFSAILIGVLAGKHLSVATVVMALSIGPSVTFIGNFMKYISRKEPKQNSTGFNTSNG; this comes from the coding sequence ATGAAATGGGTAAACCTGAAAGTTGTAAAAAGAATTGGGTTGATGATGATAGGTATAGTAGGAATGGGCGTTTTTCTTTCCTTTCTAATTGAAGTAAACTATGGCACCGATACCTGCTCCTTTATGAACCTTGCGTTATCGGAACGTTTCCGGATTTCCTTTGGGACCTGTATGGTTCTTGCCAATATTCTTTTCTTTATCCCGGAAATTTTACTGAAACCTAAGCTGATTAATATTGGGACGATTATGAATATGGTACTTATTGGTTATATCAGTGATTACTGCCGTGTCCTGTGGTCTCGCTTTTTACCCCAGACACTGTTTACTCTTCAGCCATACCGAACAATTACCTTCCTGATAGCACTTTTTCCCTTTCTGGTATCAGTTGCTCTTTACATGAATGCTGATATGGGGCTGGCTCCTTACGACGCCATACCAACCATTATCAGCCTTCGCACTCATCTTCCATACACTGTAATAAGAATCCTCTGGGATTTTAGTGCGATTTTGATTGGCGTCCTGGCTGGAAAACATCTTTCAGTTGCAACTGTTGTTATGGCTCTTTCAATCGGTCCTTCTGTTACTTTCATTGGAAACTTTATGAAATATATTTCCAGAAAAGAGCCAAAACAGAATAGCACTGGCTTTAATACCAGTAATGGTTAG
- a CDS encoding VOC family protein yields the protein MKNYTQVYVKNSFEAAEMYCKAFGAEITFEVKNDDKTAYAHCELSVNGEGFLALSEASNPCDINIVHKMKWETMTFNVFEMGSEEAVYNAFNILSNGGVIINPIQEVPWSKCCATVIDKYGVCWWIAI from the coding sequence ATGAAAAATTATACTCAAGTTTATGTGAAAAATAGCTTTGAAGCGGCAGAAATGTATTGTAAAGCATTTGGTGCAGAGATTACATTTGAAGTGAAAAATGATGATAAAACCGCTTATGCACACTGTGAATTATCTGTAAATGGTGAAGGATTTTTAGCATTAAGTGAAGCATCGAATCCTTGCGACATAAACATAGTTCACAAAATGAAATGGGAAACTATGACGTTTAATGTTTTTGAGATGGGAAGCGAAGAGGCGGTTTATAATGCCTTTAATATTTTAAGTAATGGCGGTGTTATTATCAATCCCATTCAGGAAGTTCCATGGAGCAAATGCTGTGCGACTGTTATAGATAAATATGGAGTGTGTTGGTGGATTGCAATTTGA
- a CDS encoding GNAT family N-acetyltransferase, with protein MKIIDFEKKHVESAKLIAAANYYEEREYVPILPSIDSLPDLDYFANNGLGVAAFDEDRLIGYLCCYEPWDNAFNSTAKGTFSPIHAHGSIKENRRLIYQRMYQAAAEKWVKSKITYHAIGHYAHDAESLNAFFTYGFGLRCMDAIRSMEEIECQPYDGIYFEELAKSDVIRVGEMRRLESEHMGNSPCFMYSSLEDFKSWLARAEERNSRVFVAKDCEKLIAFVEVKSSAAENFVTEVNNICNICGAFCLPEYRGKNIYQNLLNFAIRKLKGEGYKLLGVDFESFNPIAYSFWLKYFTAYTNSVVRRIDECALHN; from the coding sequence ATGAAAATTATAGATTTTGAGAAGAAACATGTGGAAAGTGCAAAGCTAATTGCTGCTGCGAACTACTATGAAGAGCGTGAATATGTGCCAATTCTGCCTAGTATAGACTCACTTCCCGATTTAGATTATTTTGCGAATAATGGACTTGGTGTTGCAGCCTTTGATGAAGACCGATTAATAGGGTATTTATGTTGTTATGAACCCTGGGACAATGCATTTAACTCAACTGCCAAGGGAACATTCTCACCTATTCACGCCCATGGTTCAATAAAAGAGAATAGAAGATTAATATATCAAAGAATGTATCAAGCCGCTGCAGAAAAATGGGTTAAAAGTAAAATAACATATCATGCAATTGGACATTATGCACATGATGCAGAGTCATTAAATGCATTTTTTACATATGGATTTGGTCTTCGTTGCATGGATGCCATTAGGTCAATGGAGGAAATTGAATGTCAGCCATATGATGGCATATACTTTGAAGAACTTGCTAAGTCAGATGTAATCAGAGTTGGAGAAATGCGTCGATTGGAATCTGAACATATGGGAAATAGTCCTTGTTTTATGTATTCTTCATTAGAGGATTTTAAATCTTGGCTGGCTCGTGCAGAGGAACGCAACTCAAGGGTATTTGTTGCCAAAGATTGTGAAAAGCTGATTGCATTTGTTGAAGTAAAAAGCAGTGCTGCTGAAAATTTTGTTACAGAAGTCAATAATATATGTAATATTTGTGGGGCTTTCTGCCTTCCTGAATATCGTGGAAAGAACATCTATCAGAATTTATTAAATTTTGCGATACGAAAATTAAAAGGTGAAGGATATAAGCTCCTAGGAGTAGACTTTGAGAGTTTCAATCCTATTGCATATAGTTTCTGGCTTAAATATTTTACTGCTTATACGAATAGTGTAGTTCGTAGGATTGATGAATGTGCATTACATAATTAA
- a CDS encoding phosphotransferase: MLDEAMKNYNFKHPEAILIRHNENMTYLVKDDNKRYLLRIHKTVNGLDLSAGCRNIQRHKLIDSEIELLNLLRNVGTINTQFPIKNKYDDYITYLEDRVPVTLLSWLEGEDLQKTVITDELAYKIGQTIGKLHNAMSIVSCPDRYYYDEVFVDKVYDDIRKAYELRHITEWNHRTMLDALSYIRKVFIVEKQQFIFVHADLSKSNLIYSNGEISPIDFSLSGYALAEMDLSDMSWTLHDEKLTSSLFAGYQSVTKHTINQFFISVFTALYPISYTASHHNKRFEDEKFVQALDRWCDTILTPFMMSLPGELQ; the protein is encoded by the coding sequence ATGTTGGATGAAGCAATGAAGAATTATAATTTTAAACATCCTGAAGCAATATTAATACGTCATAATGAAAATATGACATATTTAGTAAAGGATGATAATAAGAGGTATCTTCTTAGAATCCATAAAACAGTCAATGGTTTAGATCTTTCTGCGGGTTGTAGAAACATTCAGCGACATAAACTTATAGATAGTGAGATAGAACTACTTAATCTTTTACGAAATGTCGGAACTATAAATACACAATTTCCGATTAAGAATAAGTACGACGACTATATCACTTATCTTGAAGACAGAGTTCCGGTAACATTGCTTTCCTGGCTCGAAGGAGAGGATCTACAAAAAACTGTTATTACGGATGAACTCGCTTATAAAATTGGTCAGACGATAGGGAAATTACATAATGCCATGTCTATAGTTTCCTGTCCGGATAGATATTACTACGATGAGGTGTTTGTAGATAAGGTTTATGACGACATTAGGAAAGCCTACGAATTGAGACATATAACGGAATGGAATCACAGAACGATGTTGGATGCTTTATCATACATTAGGAAAGTGTTCATAGTAGAAAAGCAGCAATTTATATTTGTACATGCTGATCTAAGCAAGTCTAATCTAATATATTCAAATGGTGAGATCAGTCCGATAGATTTTTCATTATCGGGGTATGCACTTGCAGAAATGGATTTATCAGATATGAGCTGGACATTACACGATGAAAAATTAACATCATCTCTCTTTGCGGGATATCAATCTGTAACAAAGCATACGATAAACCAATTTTTTATTAGTGTGTTTACCGCACTTTATCCTATAAGCTATACAGCTTCACATCATAACAAAAGATTTGAAGATGAGAAATTTGTGCAAGCACTCGATCGATGGTGTGATACGATACTGACTCCATTCATGATGAGTCTACCTGGAGAATTACAATAA